Part of the Paroedura picta isolate Pp20150507F chromosome 3, Ppicta_v3.0, whole genome shotgun sequence genome is shown below.
AGCTGTATTGGGCATgtggtataccagccagatggccatacTCTCAGTTGTGCtccacctgaggccaacacattcgaTTCCTGGGATTAACAGCATGGGTCATCTAGCAAGCTTCTAGGTATGAACCTGGATCTCCAAAACCCTAGACTGCACCTCACTGGCAGTATACTTTGAGAATTTGATAAACAATACTGAAAATTAACTttattagtatgtatataatgaCTGATATTTGTAAGTGACTATTTCTGTTCTCTGCAGAATCCTGGATTTGATTTCAGTGGAGCAGAAATCTCTGGGAACTACAGCAAAGGAGGTCCAGACTTTTCAAACCTTGAAAGATAGCTAAGTGCCTGTGTCTTGAAATGGGAAACAATTATGCAGGACTCTAATGCAGCCGAACAATTCATCTGCGGAACTAGCCTGCACAGTAGTTTACTCCTTTTCCGAACTTCTGCCTTTGGTAATGGCTTTTATTTAAATTGTACTAATGTAGTGATGAAAAATAAACACATGCATAAAAGTTAATGTTTTTTGCAAATGATTCTGTTTACCAAGATTAAGAACACATTTATAATTGTTAGTAAAGCACTAGTTTATTTGATATATTGGCAGTATTAAAATCCACAAGTTGCATGAATCTCTGAGCTGAAAGAATAATACAGAAAACACAAACGCTCTTCACTTCTTGTTTGACAAAGCTTCCCATGTGACAGGCTACTAAAATTAATTTTGAAGTGTCATCTTTGAAGTAGTTTTTGGAACTATCCCCTTTAGGCACTATGATAGACTGCACTTTGAAAATCAGATTTGAAGTGATGAAATAACAGTAACtgtaagtgaagggttaaaagagagagccagagcaacaggctgctctgagcactctgattggccaCCAACAGCTGAGAAGTAATTGATATAGGAGCTTGCCAGGAGGGTTATAGTTCTATTTTGTCAACTTCTCTGATGTCAGGTCATCCAGGGCCCAGATCAGTACATCGTCAAGTATGGATAGACATATACCCCCTTGGCCGTGCCACCAAGACCACCATAACCATGCTGAATACCCAGGGGGCAGAAAATAGTGCAAAAGGCAGGGCCTTGTTCTGGTAGCGATCGCTCCGGAAGGCAAAGTGTAAGTATGATGAGATACCTGGTGTATAGGAATTACAAGTAGGTTTCCATAAgatccattttaaaagaaaatttaaaatctgaaagaaaagcctgtaATTAAGATTTTTACACTGaataataatttatatagaaAAAGCTTGCCTCATTCCAACTCCCTTGTTCCttcttgtaaaataaaatctattgTTTTAAacaatgcctcagtgccatttATGACAAAGGTTAAATAAAAGAGGACTCTTACAACTTCCCCAAATGTTCCAGAGCTGAATAAAGCCAAAAAGATCCGACAGTCACAGGATTGAACAGTTAGCTTCATTTTATAACTAAGCTCAGTCTATGAGGGAACAATAttctattttggaggggggaatttacCTTAGAGTAGGGAAGTAAGAAGGGATCTGTCACAGGCAACCTCACTCTTTAAAGGATGAGTCACTGAAAGCAGATTTgggattaatttatttttatctgcTTCTTTGTATTTCCTGACTTGCGGTTTATCTGCACAAggcttttaaagctggttgggttcagttaaacaaacattttattggagctcatatatttaaaaacattaaaatatctgaTGGCATACATAAAATATCTGAGTAAGTCTAGCAGTATTGCCGAGTTGTTAGGCCCTGTACCTAACATGTTTTGATTTAACAATCTTCACCAGAAGAAAACTGATGCAcacatgtaaatatatatttgtacAATATTACAGGGGGTAAAAAAACACATATAATCTGGTGTATCTAGTTCCGGTACTGCAACATGTTCTTActtagcagaatcctcagccagcttaTATCTTATACCTCCCCTGGATGGATATTTGAGAGTCCAAAATGAGAGGTGTGCTCAGGATGGGATGAGGTTTCTGCTGATTTGGTGTGTGTTTTGCTActggtttttaattttgttttaaaggatGAAATGAAGTACCTCCacacatttgttttttaaacaaattccAATGTAAAATGTcccttcactttaaaaaaaaagaccagaaagaGGGCGGCCCTGGGATTGAACAGAAATTGACATGACTGAGAGCAAAAAGAAATGTGAGTGGCTGGAtgatccaggctagcctgatcttttcaGGTCTTGGGAGCTACCCTAAGCAGGATTGACCAGGATTAATATTTGtttgggagaccatcaaggaagtctaggcaatagcaaactgcctctgaatgtcttttgcattGAAAACCTTATGAAGGCACCGTAAATCTgctacaacttgacagcactttccagcaatacatcctgcttttctcccccattGTAATTTCCTCCACTTTCTTACAacactcaccctgtgaggtaggccaggccgaGTTTATGaagggcccaagatcacccaatgagcttccatggtagaagtggggattcaaaatGAAGTTGCCTAGGATACTATATTACTGTTCACTACATCACAAACTGTAGAGAGCCCTGACTCAGTTTACCCATGTATATGTGGAAGGACCTTTCACTTGGCCTGTCTTCACATGAAAAGAAATAAACTGCATTTTGGGAGAAGGTAGTCTCAAACTTATTGTTAATATCAGAGGCTTTTACCttgatatataatttattttgccAATGTTGGAACTTCAAATAAAACAAGTGTTTTCCTCCTTCACAAGGACAACGGCAATAAgatttctgatttcttttttttgaaCTGCTGCAGGTAGGGCATGTGGATGTAGATGTGTGATATGCTTATTTTTGCCCTATTTCTACATAGAGTTCTAAATTATAGGGTTTGGCTGAATTGTGAAAACTTACATTTAGAATAAACTACTTCCTTTGCAATTAGGAAATGGTAATATGTGTTTTAGTTAGTTTTCTAAAGAATGGTAAGCATTATATtgggttgtattgtttttttgtggCTCAGATGTCAGTTGTATTTACAAACAATGAATCAATACATCTTAATTGTGGTTTGTCTGATTTTTATCCCCTAACAATGTATACTTGGTATCTATAATTGCAGTGTCTTCTTATACTTAATATATCTAAATCTAAGCTTAGTTTGTTAAGAAAAGTAGTAATTTTCTTGTCTGAGAAAGTATTACATTTCAACTGCCTCACAACAAATTAGCTTGCACCGCACTGGTATTTCAAAGTGCCAACATTAGTTGGTATAAAACTTGATGTCTAATCAAACAGTCTAATGAGTCAAAGCTTGTTTTGGCTTGTAAGTTGCCACATGGAAAACCTCATATCTTGTGCATAAAAATGACCATTTGttataattttaattatataCATGGGAAGGACATAAGTAATCCTGCATCTATAAGGCCCCAATTCAGTCCCTggtttctccagttaaaagactcTAGTAACAGGTGATGGGAATAACTCTGAGGTCCTGGAGAGCTGCTCATAGTCTGAATAGATAGCACTGACTTcaatagaccaatgatctgattcagcataagggaCAAAGTGTTTTATGTGCACAGTCAGTATGTTCACATGCCTCTCTACAATTTATTTGCGAGAGTTTTTGAAATACAGGGAGAGAGAACAGAGAACCAAAAAGAGCTATACTGCACCTGCCCAAACAAAAATCCTGGGTAGATTACCTAGTTGACTGCCACAGGCCCAAAATTCTGGGGCAGGTACCTCTGTTATATAAAAGGTCATTGAGAGGAAGCCATTGCCCAATCTGCTGGTAAGTCCACAAAAGATGAAACAAGATGACTAGTGGCTAAAACAtttattcttacatgtctaaacAGCCCAACCGAGACCTGATAAATATCTCATTTTTGGAAAACCATgtgcacatttttttccttgaatgcattaattcaatcGCACACACaggaatggattacatgatttttttcttgataaaagttgaactttctagcaattcatgacatcatacatgacaaaaagggaatttcatcggttcagttaccagggccccctATAAATCCTTTgagttccccttctcacatttatCAGTCTgcgaccctcttgtggcgcagagtggtaaggcagccgtctgaaagcttcgcccatgaggctgggagttcgatcccagcagccggctcaaggttgactcagccttccatccttccgaggtcagtaaaatgagtacccagcttgctgctagggggtaaatggtaatgactggggaaggcactggcaaaccaccccgtattgagagtctgccatgaaaatgctagagggcgtcaccccatgggtcaaacatgacctgatgcttgcacaggggatacgtttacatTTATGACCCTCTTCAGTGCCAGGGCCCTGCCATCTCAGCCATTTTAATTCACTGAGACTTAAATGGCCTGGTGTGCATATTAGCAGTCCTACAGCTTCTATAGATATTGGGCCATCCTCAGCTAAATCCATTTACCATTCATGACTGTAGTATACATCTTAGGCTATAGTACCCATCATCCAGATGAAAACAATAGCGAAGTAACACGATAACTTGCAAACTAGTTAAAATGACCTTTTAAATgacctttaaaaaacacatacCCTGAACTCCATAGCATGTAATTAGCTTAATATAACATACAACTGTACTGTATGACTTGCAACAAAGCCAGCACCCattctctaagtcaggggtagtcaaactgcggccctccagatgtccatggactacaattcccaggagcccttgccagcattcgctggtgaatgctggcaagggttcctgggaattgtagtccatggacatctggaaggccgcagtttgactacccctgctctaagtggtcCCTATGGGCCATTATGTACTTCAGATGCTGGAGAAATTTTTCCTGCTAGTTTTTGCACAGATGATTTGTCACTTTATCCAAAAATAGAAATACAAACTAGGTTTGGCATTCAACTTGCCATTAGAAGACCTAAACTCTTTGGCTCATTTTTGTAGTAAACAAGCCCTTCAAAGTTCAGTGAAGCAGCATTTACACTTTAGCAGAACTCTGAGCCAAATGACACTTGCCACAAATGGAGAGTCCCTGAGACAGTTTCAACATCTTGTGCTACTTTTGTAAAGGCTGGAAAAAATATTGAATATAACTCAAGTTCTCTCAATGTACATATTGCTGAGTGCTGACAAAGGCtacttaaaacagttctgtatTTCTGGAGCAGTCATCTCTTCAGAAAGCTGGATTATGGTGAGGGTGTTAAACTGATATAGAATCTTAACACTAGGTTTCATGAATAAAATACAAGTTGTCTGGTGAGATGAAAGGGCTCCTACACCACTCAAGCCTGTAGCAGTACCATGAACTACTTTGCATTTCACTAGTTCCAGTATGTATTGTTTTGTTCTCCGCAAGATGAGCTTGCTTTGAATTGTATCCAGGAAATGCTGTCTTGAACTGAAATGCTTGGGACCAAAATCCTGTTCTTCAGTGTTTCCACGCAAGTCAAAATTAAGCACAGGAGAAGCTGACATACTTCAACTTGTTTAAAGACTAGACATCACTATTCTCTGGAGGAAACCTAAAGAGACAAACTGTCCCAGTGCAACATGCTGTTCAAGCAGTTGCTGAACGAAGAGGTAGACAGTATGTGGCCACAAAGTCATGGAACTTTGCTTTTGGCAGAGACAGCGAAGAGATTATCTGTGATATGATGTAGATTTTAGTCCTTAAGGAAACAAACACATTACAAGTTAGTCACTTTCTCTTCTACCTTATCAgaaagggaggggtggggtgagagagagagagagagagagagagattacttCAATGCAAGAAACAAATTAATTTATGTTAACTATCATTTCTTGCACTATGATTTTCTTGTAGGAACAACAATTACATTAGGGAAAGCAGAGATGCATGAGTTTACACCACCATAATTTATTCTTACATAACTTGTTTATTTGTAACAAGTAATTATTCATGGAAgacaatttatatttttaatcagaaaaataagagtgcattattatttttaagattAACAATGTACAACAAAAAACTTGACATTCATTAATCCTTAATGGGAAGATTGCTTTGACTATCCACCAtggtaacagaagaaagaacctgccCTAGGctataaaaaacatttaaacaattgaacaataaacatagatagaaatgtcttatctcttcttttaattgttatagaacaaccaaaacggtcTTCAGATTTAAAcagttttcaaaggtattttcatcagtggttgttatcagttgttgtttttccaacttagtatttgctggtgaaatctttggactaaaacttccccatacctgtgagccaaaggccaatatatatattgtttaaattttgtgaagaagaatagatcctagtgaaggacttcactgggaaggttctttcttctgttatcatacTCATTTCGAACTGTCCTCTTTTTGTGATTGACTATCCACCATGGCACCTGTTTTTTGAACCAGTGCAGTCTGCTGTTGGCTGGCATTTGAACAATGCTCTTCCAAAACAGAAACACTCTGTTAACATTCAGACAGGTAGCACCCAGAAAAAAGTCCTAATCACCTGCGGAATTTGTAAATGGCATAATTTCAAGCAAACTGGGATTTAATTCCAAAACAGTGTCTAAATGGGCAGTTCAACTTGTTAAGACAGTTTTTCTTTATACTATTTTAACTAAATCAACTGCCCATTTAGACACTATTTTGGAATTGCTTCAAACTTGCTTGAACACCTACCAGTTATACAACACAAGGATAATCAGAACTATTAAACCCCTCAACACTACATTTCATCATACATTCCAAGCATTACAACATCTCCATTTTCTTATACAATTGGGCAGAGAAAACAAATACAGATATGACCTCGATTTCTGGTTAAGGGCACCCACAGACTCAGAGCAGTTGTAGTCACTAATAAGAGTTAGAAGAAAGCCagcttaaatatatattttttcctttacTTTATAGAAGTTGCCAAATCTCAAAAGTGCATTCCTTAAGTACTTACAGTTGAGTAACTGGTTTCTGGTATAGTAGGAAGGTGGGCTATTCTGTAATAGCTGTGTTTTAGTTGTCGTGCTGTGCGACCAGACACAATCCATTTTAGATTCTGAGCATTTGGTTTTGAGCACTTGCTTGAGGAATATTCCATGAGGCACTTTGACACCAGTTCCTTCCAAAAGTCCAGCTCTCTACCATTTATCTACAGAAGTTTGGAAGGAAGAACCAGATCAAGAATGCCCAGGAGAAAGCAAAAAGACAAACCCCAGAAACCAAATGGGCATCTAGATGCAAACTGACTGAATTAAATGGATTAATATCAGgtgaaaaaatacaattttattctCAACAATAGTTTCTAAGCCAACGTAACCCATCATCAGTTTCAAGTTTATTCTCTAGAAACTATTACAACGTGTCCAATCACAAATGCTTATTGTACATATAATTTTGTCCCAAGTCAATTCATTTCCACAGCATAGTTAATACAAGCTGCAGAGGCTTTCTGGATGAGTGATctagaaaaattaaaaagggctTCTGAAAGAAGAGGTATAAATTTTGGGTCCAGGGAACTGGGAATGGTAGCTAtacaggaaaaagaagagttggttcttatatgcttttctctaccagaaggactaTCAAtgcatcttccccttcctctccccagacaccctgtgaggcaggtgagggccctgatattactgctcagccagaacagctgtatcagtgtcgtggggagcccaaggtcacccaactggttatgtgagggagcgcagagtcaaatccagctcaccagattagtagtccacattcctaaccactacaccaagctaccttATACCAAGTCAGGATTTCTTCCTCAATGTACTatctagcagcagctctcctggtcCTTCCTAACCTGATACTGAAGGTTTTGCACCAGAGACCAAATCTAGGGCTTTCGTTACACAAAAGATGCATTTCTTTGAAGCTTCTTCTCCAGTAATGGAAAATATTGGTAAGAGACCATACAAATTAGCTTGAGGTTCGTGGAACTGTCAAAATGATCCACTCAtgtgttattgttatttaaaaaTCCATCTCTAACTTACCTTGGAATGTACTCTGAAGCACTCTACTGCTTCCACCAATTCCAGCAATTTTTCTTCGGCTTCCACTGCTATTATTGAGAGTGCTAAGACAGATGGCTGAGTGACAGAAAGCAATTAAGTTGATAGCTGATcacatccattttctcttttaaaaattcttgcaAATACATCAAATGTGTTACCTTTGCTTTAGAAAAAACAATTCTGCAGTGACACGCTTTAAGCTGGGACTCAAGTCTCTCAAAGCTAAGATGCTTTTCCCTATGATAAAATGAGATACAAGTAAGTAGGCCACAAATACCAGACACAGACCATGGGGTATTTGTTGATTACTAGCCATAGCACTATTTTGAATATTTTAGACTACTTCAGTAAGAAACACAGCTTGTgaatagaagaaaagttggtttttgtaccccacttttcactattcaaagagtttcaaagtagcttacaatcccccttcccttcctctcttcacaacagacaccctgtgaggtagttggggctgagagtgttctgacagaactgctctgtgagaacagctctaataggactgtgacaagcccaaggtctgcatgtggaggagtggaaaatcaaacctggctctccagattagagtctgttgctcttaactactacaccaaactggctatgaaTAGCCAACAAGGCTTGACAACTTCTTTTGACCTTTTGAAGGATACTTGTATACATTTTAGTTTGGAGTATCAGGACTGATCAATTAATCATAATAAATGTTGATGATGATGCATTTGGAATATCAAGCTTAGAAATTAAGTACTATGACATGATGGGTCCAATGTAGGATCAGCTACAAATTATCAGGCCCTTTAAAAAGTGACATTGatctttttcctccccccacccttcaaactTTATCTGGCACATTTCTAAAATAACCTAATATAACACTGTTTAGACTAGACTATTAGTAACCATCAATTTTAATCCCAATTGAGTTGCTTTCTTACTACTATTAGTAATAtaattattttctgtttctgtttagCTGTGCACACATTCTACAACACCTTGCCTAGAAAGGAATCTGAAGTGTCAGAATATTTCAGAAAGTCAACTTTACCTCTCGTTGTTCAGGTTGTCATGCAGCGCTGAATGATAGAGATGTAGAAACTGGAAGGCAGTTGCTACTTTTGGTTGCCCACATAGCTTGTCTAAAAGAATCCCCTCCATTCTCCTCAGGTCGGAAACTGTAAACCGATAGTGACTTACTCGAATCAGATCAGCAGCTAGAGGAATAGTtccctcttcttctgttgctttcACTGCCAAGTAGAAGCAGCTGAGACCAACACAGCCTGAGTGTTTGGGCTGTACCTAAAAGACAGGATACATCTGAAATCCAATAGAGATTCTCTAAAATGTCTTGCACATTTAATGCAATCCTAAGTACCAGGATTtattttcaagcaagcatgcacagAATAATCAGagattgatttttaaatttattctatTGAAATTTGGATCAAGACACAGTTAAAAAAGCCATGAAGttcatataatttaattttaacttaTTCAAGTAAGGTATAGTCTACTTTTTGGTCATTGCCCAATCTGAACAGTATTGGAAGTTTTGAATTGGAAATTCTGTGGCCACATCATATGCTTTTCTGAGAAACATGCAAACACAGCTGTTGAACTGCTTAATGTCTACTGTCAGGCAGCTTCCACTACATAGACATCCCTGTTGTATTAAAATTACCTagaaggttggttcttacatgctgcttttctctacctggagtctcagagcagcttacaatcaattgccttcccttccatctccccacaacagacaccctgtgaggtaggtgaggctgagagagcactgagatttAATTTCAATTAGACAAATCTTGAGTACAGTCAGGAAGAAGATGCTGCATGTTTAGTCCTAGTATGACAACAGGGAGTATCCAATGTAGCTGTGCATAAACTTCATGCTTTTAGCACAAAAGGACAAGGTAACCAAAGATATGTAAGCCCATGTGCTTCATGGAATGGTCTCAAGCTCCCAGTCAGTTCATGTGTAACTTTGGTTCCACTATCTTCTGTGACAAAGCAACTGCAAGGTAGGGGACATGAGGCAAAACCAGCATGGGTGGTAGGACTTCTCTATTGGTTTCAGTGCAACACAAGCATGTGGCCAGCATTTGCTCTGATGTCTCAAATGCTGTTGCAGTTTTCAGAACATTATTCATGTAAGCCTTGTGAATGAGCTGCTTATCCAAATGTCTGCGTTCTACAGAGAAGATGAAAGGTTTAACACTACTGATTTGTCAGTGTATGTTTCCTTTGAGCGTTGACACCAGAATCACAACTTTTAGCATGTTACGTGCCAACTCATTTGTCTCCCACTTTCAAAAAGTCTGGCACATGTCATGAAATGTAACTGTGAACACATGTCAAAGTGTAAGACACAAGTGCATATTTCATGTTGAACACAAGCATAGGGTAAAACTTATTTGAAGTGTTCAGCAAGGCCTCTCAAACATAGTGCTTAGTGTCAATGACTAGGTATTTATTGAATAGAACAGACAAGCAAAAAACATGCTTCTTTATCTATTAGACATGCAGAAATTACTATGATTTTACTCAATATGATTTATACAGCATCAATATTATATCAGAGATCATCTCCTTCCAGTTGAAGACTGAGAAGGCCATGTATTTGAACAGTTTTAGTGGTATAGCTGTGAAATCTAAAAACCCACCTTCATCTTTGATAAAAACCTGTCTAAGTAATTCACACACAGAGAAAATGTTTCTGTACTAAAGCCAAAGAAGTGAATTAAACTAAGCAGGTCTTTCACTTCAAAGTCTCGCAACCTTGCAGTCATTCGAAGTTTGTTATCATGAGCCGATTCAATTAGCCTCAGACCCAGCAGTTTCGGCTGACATCTTAGCTCCTGTTCCAGTAGCATATTCAGTTGATGCAGCAGTTCCAGAGTCTCACTTGTTGCAAACGTTTCAATCATCTGAAACATGAGAGGTTCAGAAAGTTTACAGCAAATGTTTTTACATGCTAAATGGCATGAAGATTATATTTGATCCTGTCACCAGTTGCAAGAGGACAAAGTAATCCTCTACACTGACAAAGGAGCAACGGCTATAACATACAATTCATGGTCATATTTCATATTGGTTATCATAGCACATGTGTGTTCCCAAGCCCAAATTTGCTTAAaatcatggggtgggggagagtgagAGAAGGCACAAGTCTGTAGTGGAGCACAAGCAGATGACAGGGAATAACTAAATTTCCCCTACCAGTTCTGCCCTGAAAATCTACTTTCAGTTGCCTTATGCCTTATTTTGGATCCCACTTGGGAAAATAGTAAGAACTGAAGTCAGTAGACTGGGTAACCACAAGGGTGAGTCAATGGATACAGCAAACATCACACAGACTTCTTTGGGGTTTTTGGACATTGGTTTTTACAAGTGCAAtgtgcttgagagccagtttgatgtagtggttaggagtgctcacttctagtctggcataccaggttcaattctgcgctcccccacatgcaaccagctgggtgaccttgggctcgccacggcgctgataaagctgttctgaccgagcagtgatatcagggctctctcagcctcacccaccccacagggtgtctgttgtagggagaggaaagggaaggcaactgtaagccgctttgagcctccttcgggtagggaaaagcggcatgtaagaaccaactcttcttcttcatggagaaAACAGAGTTGAGAATTCAATCTTTTTCTCCTAACATATAATTCCACCTCAACTCTTGTTGCACAATGCTGGATTACCCAAGCCAGAATTGATTCCTACTAGCACTAAATGGACTGCATCAAGAATGTAAAGGCTTGGGATACTGGGAATTTGGCAGCATTTAATGTTCAAATAGGCAATGTAAAGATCACTATCTCATTCCATAGCTACTTAACCTCCATGCCGTTTCAATATTCAAAACTtgatttgaaagcattttaaCAAGATGGAAGTGCCTTGTTTCAGTGCCTCTCAACAGCTTACCTAAGGCTGGCCACTGAGGACACTGCTTCGCTGGCACTGTTTAAAGTTGTGGCCCACTGGTGGCAAAAATTGCAACAATGCCTGCAGTTACCAAGTAGATGGCAGGATCTACAAGCCTCACTACAGGTGTTGGTAAGCTACTCATGGCCTGTGGGCTATATGTCACACTCCCCCAAATCCAAATAACATCCTTTGGGACAAAATGACATGATACACTAGATCGAGCACTCAACACTGGAGGGAAAGGGTATACGTATAGATCTTTTATGTCACGTATAGATCTTTTATGCATGGCGGAAGCTACCCTGCGCTGCCGCCGTGCCGTTGCAGCTGGGCACAATGCTACACTGCGCTGCCGCCGTGTCATtgcgttccccgtgtatgcacgggggtgggcatgctgggttgccccagcGTAGTGCACGCGAACTTTATGCCGGGTCCAGGAAGGTTGGATTGCTGCCAGCCGAGGTAAGCGAAGCggtgagggggaggggctggggggagtggggggcccaggccccctccacatgcactggtgggggcagggggtcacccctgctaGTTCCGCGGCtccacagagcccgcaggggtgtgcagtgtccctgaAGAGACACCGCAGGTCGGGGCTGGGCAGGCTGAAAGACCTGGCGCTGaccattatgcacagcgccggcccctggcgtacccaggaagctgcagaagttcctgcATTTGTTTAACGCGgaccttctgtagccctgggccaggatgcGCCCGTGCTGGCGGCGAGCATTATcaaggattttccccaaagcgctGCCACCGTCAGTGTGGGCATTATggtctgtgcataatgggccatagacatAATGGGCCTCAGATGTCAAACAGAATTCT
Proteins encoded:
- the CCNG1 gene encoding cyclin-G1, yielding MIETFATSETLELLHQLNMLLEQELRCQPKLLGLRLIESAHDNKLRMTARLRDFEVKDLLSLIHFFGFSTETFSLCVNYLDRFLSKMKVQPKHSGCVGLSCFYLAVKATEEEGTIPLAADLIRVSHYRFTVSDLRRMEGILLDKLCGQPKVATAFQFLHLYHSALHDNLNNEREKHLSFERLESQLKACHCRIVFSKAKPSVLALSIIAVEAEEKLLELVEAVECFRVHSKINGRELDFWKELVSKCLMEYSSSKCSKPNAQNLKWIVSGRTARQLKHSYYRIAHLPTIPETSYSTD